Proteins from a genomic interval of Musa acuminata AAA Group cultivar baxijiao chromosome BXJ1-9, Cavendish_Baxijiao_AAA, whole genome shotgun sequence:
- the LOC135594076 gene encoding sigma factor binding protein 1, chloroplastic-like codes for MERLGVHPKCLKRSKAAKKTPIKVVYISDPMRVTATAATFRSLVQRLTGRDSVLETTDDSSTASASPSAASSTPSNHGVSCNVEQENSLVAPIEAFDEAFVARMLESFSGFM; via the coding sequence ATGGAGAGACTGGGCGTCCACCCCAAGTGCCTCAAGCGGTCCAAGGCGGCCAAGAAGACCCCGATCAAGGTGGTGTACATCTCGGACCCCATGAGGGTGACCGCCACCGCAGCCACCTTCCGCTCCCTCGTTCAGAGGCTCACCGGCCGGGACTCGGTGCTCGAAACGACGGATGACTCCTCGACAGCGTCTGCATCTCCCTCGGCGGCGAGCTCGACCCCGTCGAATCATGGCGTCAGCTGCAACGTGGAGCAGGAGAACAGCTTGGTGGCTCCGATCGAAGCGTTTGATGAGGCGTTTGTTGCACGAATGCTGGAGAGCTTTTCTGGATTCATGTAG